A genomic window from Elaeis guineensis isolate ETL-2024a chromosome 3, EG11, whole genome shotgun sequence includes:
- the LOC105041815 gene encoding LOW QUALITY PROTEIN: uncharacterized protein (The sequence of the model RefSeq protein was modified relative to this genomic sequence to represent the inferred CDS: inserted 1 base in 1 codon): MGTVVDIQVDGEKETEESDFGKAGVELSTGTAVDGEKDTEESDFQKSGFGKIVASDPVVYQLVRVEGDGRLVPATDDEVMEVEHLLEEDKSGLASDEATKYFDGCVSNEGLPSKTSDFEGLSQAKNAEVDSQELNARLEYIEVMLQKVKQEERLRLSSESLNHCTKCMDANHQTLDGCNGTQACKHKLQPENTSMETAPSSMALNGSQSVQLEGAETHSGPANEAVISSSTVSGTCTSSMPDFSILKGEICLDNLSIRELQEAFRATFGRQTSVKDKLWLKRRITMGLTNSCDVPTTSFVIKDHKIVLKEVKEEPSKLQKSKTEAGSLPSDQVTDPTDGNFHNLPTSLTNQTEDQQVSGKRLGKPLSEYDEKNEDLQMEQFASKRVRKPTRRYIEELSEFETRECSARLLSSVKNSGHGQSSPKSQIRPVHDIGSCGTSFSTRLDSLGGFGIQVPYVSRVRRGRPRKNFVSLMKYHPGGIAPNLVKTALGIPALQQNSEGGSRVKKARAPPMHITQLLQNFVDEREKRDAETIYGDDEHDLGLEEFDAAGDNVDGNADTEPASKGGVRRKHHRAWTLGEXLKLVEGVARYGAGRWSEIRRLAFASYSYRTSVDLKDKWRNLLRASLAQGPSDKGAKNSRKHTSVPIPTPILSRVRELAEMHSQTSTELGPSKISGCGGRNVQEEGSGFL, encoded by the exons ATGGGAACAGTCGTTGACATACAGGTTGATGGGGAGAAGGAGACTGAAGAGAGTGATTTTGGAAAGGCCGGGGTGGAGTTATCCACGGGAACAGCCGTTGATGGGGAAAAGGACACTGAAGAGAGTGATTTTCAAAAGAGTGGTTTTGGAAAGATCGTTGCTTCCGATCCGGTGGTTTACCAACTTGTCAGG GTTGAAGGAGATGGAAGGTTAGTTCCTGCTACAGATGACGAGGTTATGGAGGTTGAGCATCTGCTTGAGGAAGACAAAAGTGGACTAGCTTCAGATGAAGCTACAAAATATTTTGAtggatgtgtttctaatgaaggGTTGCCCTCTAAAACATCTGACTTTGAAG GACTTTCACAAGCCAAAAATGCTGAAGTTGATTCACAAGAATTGAATGCCAGGCTTGAG TATATAGAGGTGATGTTGCAAAAGGTTAAACAGGAAGAGAGGTTGCGGTTGTCGTCTGAGTCTCTAAATCATTGTACCAAGTGTATGGATGCAAATCATCAGACTCTTGACGGTTGCAATGGGACACAAGCCTGCAAGCACAAGCTCCAACCTGAGAATACTTCAATGGAAACTGCTCCTTCTTCTATGGCTTTAAATGGCAGCCAGAGTGTTCAATTAGAAGGTGCAGAAACACACTCAGGACCTGCAAATGAGGCAGTCATTAGTAGTTCAACAGTTTCTGGAACATGCACTAGTTCAATGCCTGATTTTTCTATTCTAAAAGGGGAGATCTGCTTAGATAATCTGTCAATAAGAGAGCTTCAGGAAGCTTTCAGAGCTACATTTGGCCGTCAGACTTCTGTCAAAGACAAATTGTGGCTTAAGCGACGGATTACAATGGGACTAACTAACTCCTGTGATGTTCCAACAACAAGTTTTGTGATCAAAGATCATAAAATAGTTCTCAAGGAAGTGAAAGAAGAACCATCCAAGTTGCAAAAATCTAAGACTGAAGCTGGTTCTTTGCCCTCAGATCAAGTTACTGATCCAACAGATGGTAATTTCCATAATTTACCAACTAGCCTTACTAACCAAACCGAAGACCAGCAAGTGTCCGGCAAGCGGCTTGGAAAACCTCTTTCAGAATATGATGAGAAGAATGAAGATCTACAAATGGAGCAGTTTGCCTCCAAAAGGGTGAGGAAGCCTACGAGGCGGTACATCGAAGAACTTTCAGAATTTGAGACGAGGGAGTGTTCTGCTAGATTGTTGTCTTCGGTCAAAAATTCTGGACATGGCCAGTCCTCTCCAAAATCTCAGATCAGGCCAGTTCATGATATTGGTTCCTGTGGCACAAGCTTTTCCACTAGGCTGGACTCTCTAGGAGGATTTGGTATTCAGGTACCATACGTCTCCAGGGTGAGAAGAGGGCGCCCAAGGAAGAATTTTGTGTCTCTCATG AAATACCATCCTGGTGGCATAGCACCCAACCTGGTTAAAACAGCTCTTGGGATTCCTGCCTTGCAACAAAATAGTGAAGGTGGAAGCAGAGTAAAGAAAGCAAGAGCTCCACCTATGCATATTACACAGCTG CTGCAGAACTTTGTTGATGAGAGAGAAAAAAGGGATGCAGAAACAATTTACGGTGATGATGAGCATGATCTAGGGCTTGAAGAGTTTGATGCTGCTGGAGATAATGTAGATGGCAATGCCGATACTGAGCCAGCATCAAAAGGTGGTGTTCGAAGGAAGCATCATCGTGCTTGGACTCTTGGTG GTTTGAAGTTAGTTGAAGGAGTAGCTAGATATGGAGCTGGTAGGTGGTCTGAAATTAGAAGGCTGGCCTTTGCCTCTTACTCTTATCGCACCTCTGTTGATCTTAAG GATAAGTGGCGGAACCTGCTGAGAGCAAGCTTGGCACAAGGTCCTTCAGACAAAGGG GCCAAGAATTCCCGGAAGCATACTTCCGTCCCAATACCAACACCCATTCTGTCACGAGTAAGGGAGCTGGCGGAGATGCACTCACAGACCAGTACCGAGCTCGGTCCAAGTAAGATTAGCGGCTGTGGTGGGAGAAATGTACAGGAAGAAGGATCTGGATTTTTGTGA
- the LOC105041818 gene encoding uncharacterized protein — MASTAAAVTMAMPSPSSITLRRALIGSTALFHPMRPLPRATISTKRSHGRLAVQASSSSSSSTKEQAVARLTAAALAAALVIPDMAEAAQPGVSPSLKNFLLSIVAGGVVLGVLVGAVIGVANFDPVKRS, encoded by the coding sequence ATGGCCTCTACTGCAGCTGCAGTGACCATGGCAATGCCCTCGCCTTCCTCCATTACCCTGAGGAGGGCCTTAATAGGCTCCACTGCCTTGTTCCATCCAATGAGACCCTTACCAAGGGCCACCATTTCTACCAAAAGATCCCACGGCCGCCTTGCGGTCCaggcatcatcatcatcatcatcatcgacGAAGGAGCAGGCAGTAGCCAGACTAACAGCTGCAGCTTTGGCGGCCGCCCTGGTGATCCCAGACATGGCAGAGGCAGCTCAGCCAGGGGTCTCACCATCACTGAAGAACTTCCTGCTCAGCATTGTTGCTGGTGGTGTTGTGCTCGGCGTCCTTGTTGGGGCGGTGATTGGAGTCGCCAACTTTGATCCTGTCAAACGGAGCTGA
- the LOC105041817 gene encoding mechanosensitive ion channel protein 10: MDPQRENSEKKQVEVVLVIPEEGGAPDSSRNHTSVTKAESLDDLPKDTNPKPKPPSSIGHSSPEIIKSSSSPKNSPRPPQHEALLHRRSISKPKSRFVEQRLPAGASKSVEDGRTPAHDRSSSSPCHGSPNPRGSGTPKSPLAAADEEEEDDEEVYKKEQFHESRKRGRRWKVRTLIEWVILILAMGCLAASLTVRRLQGCVIWGLEIWKWCLMVTVICCGRLVTQWFITVLVFLIEMNFLLRNKVLYFVYGLKNSVQVCIWLGLVLLSWSLLFNQGVRRSPKTEKVLGYISRALASLLIGWVIWLVKTLLMKILASSFHMNRFFDRIQESLFHQYVLQTLSGPPVMELAEKVGTAKSTGQLSFRSMGKGKGKKGEEQGVIDVNKLHKMKQEKVSAWTMKGLINVIRTSGLTTISNTIESFDEGAEHKDMEITSEWEAKAAAYRIFKNVAKPGCKYIDTEDLLRFLSKQEVDIILPLFEGAAETGKIKKSALRNWVVKAYLDRKSLAHSLNDTKTAVSQLHKLAIAVVIVIIVIITLLLMGLATTKVLVFISSQLLLVGFMFGNTCKTAFEAIVFVFVMHPFDVGDRCVVDGVQMIVEEMNILTTVFLKYDNEKIYYPNAVLATKPISNFYRSPDMGDAIDFSVDVSTSVEKIGALKSRIKAYIESKPNHWHPNHSIVVKDIANVNKMNMALYATHTMNYQNIVEKNSRRTDLVLEMKKIFEELSIQYHLLPQEIHLSYTGLTPLPVNIGQSI; encoded by the exons ATGGATCCCCAGAGAGAAAACTCCGAGAAGAAGCAAGTGGAGGTGGTCTTAGTGATCCCAGAGGAAGGGGGAGCGCCAGATTCCTCTCGGAACCACACCAGTGTCACAAAGGCGGAGTCTTTGGATGATCTCCCCAAAGATACTAACCCTAAGCCCAAGCCCCCCTCTTCCATTGGACACTCTTCGCCTGAGATCATCAAATCCAGCTCCAGCCCCAAGAATTCCCCCCGGCCTCCCCAGCACGAGGCCCTCCTCCACCGCCGCTCCATTTCCAAGCCTAAATCCAGATTCGTCGAGCAGCGTCTCCCCGCCGGTGCTTCCAAATCGGTCGAAGACGGCCGCACGCCAGCACATGATCGGTCCTCGAGTTCCCCATGCCATGGCTCGCCGAATCCGAGGGGCTCCGGCACGCCCAAGAGCCCGTTGGCTGCCGCCGACGaagaggaggaggatgatgaaGAGGTTTATAAGAAGGAGCAGTTCCACGAGAGCCGAAAGCGGGGAAGGAGGTGGAAAGTTAGGACCTTGATTGAGTGGGTAATACTAATTCTTGCCATGGGGTGCCTCGCTGCGAGCTTGACGGTTCGCCGGCTGCAGGGCTGTGTGATCTGGGGGCTGGAGATTTGGAAATGGTGTCTCATGGTGACGGTAATTTGCTGTGGCCGATTGGTAACTCAATGGTTTATCACTGTCCTTGTTTTCCTGATAGAAATGAACTTTCTTCTGAGGAACAAAGTGTTGTACTTTGTGTATGGGCTGAAGAATAGTGTTCAAGTTTGCATTTGGTTGGGTCTGGTTCTGCTCTCTTGGTCACTTTTGTTCAATCAAGGAGTTCGGCGATCGCCCAAGACGGAAAAAGTTCTTGGTTACATCTCCCGGGCCCTGGCTTCGCTTCTGATTGGATGGGTTATATGGTTGGTAAAGACGCTTTTGATGAAGATTTTAGCTTCTTCTTTCCATATGAACAGGTTCTTCGATCGAATCCAAGAGTCCCTCTTTCATCAATATGTGCTGCAGACACTCTCCGGGCCACCCGTGATGGAATTGGCTGAGAAGGTGGGGACTGCAAAGAGTACTGGGCAATTGAGCTTTAGGAGCATGGGGAAGGGGAAAGGGAAAAAGGGGGAGGAGCAGGGTGTGATCGATGTCAATAAGCTTCACAAGATGAAGCAGGAGAAGGTCTCAGCTTGGACGATGAAGGGGCTGATCAATGTGATTAGGACATCAGGGCTTACGACAATCTCAAATACAATTGAGAGTTTTGATGAGGGGGCTGAGCATAAGGATATGGAAATAACTAGTGAATGGGAAGCAAAAGCTGCAGCTTACCGAATTTTTAAGAATGTTGCAAAGCCTGGTTGCAA ATATATTGATACAGAGGATCTTCTGAGGTTTTTGAGCAAGCAGGAAGTTGATATCATTCTTCCATTGTTTGAAGGAGCTGCAGAGACTGGAAAGATTAAAAAATCTGCATTGAGGAACTGGGTG GTGAAGGCCTACCTTGATCGTAAATCGCTGGCACATTCCTTAAATGACACCAAAACAGCAGTCAGCCAACTCCACAAACTTGCAATAGCCGTTGTTATTGTCATTATCGTAATCATCACACTACTATTAATGGGTCTTGCGACAACAAAAGTACTTGTCTTTATCTCATCACAGCTTCTATTGGTGGGTTTTATGTTTGGAAATACCTGCAAGACAGCATTTGAAGCAATCGTCTTTGTATTTGTTATGCACCCTTTTGATGTTGGTGATCGTTGTGTTGTGGATGGAGTTCAG ATGATTGTAGAAGAAATGAATATATTGACTACTGTTTTCTTGAAATATGACAATGAGAAGATTTATTACCCAAATGCGGTCTTGGCAACTAAACCAATCAGCAACTTCTACCGAAGTCCAGACATGGGTGATGCCATTGATTTCTCTGTTGATGTTTCCACTTCGGTGGAGAAGATTGGAGCTTTAAAATCTAGAATAAAAGC GTACATTGAAAGCAAACCCAACCACTGGCATCCTAATCACAGCATAGTGGTGAAGGACATTGCGAATGTGAATAAGATGAACATGGCACTGTATGCTACGCACACTATGAACTATCAGAACATAGTGGAGAAGAACAGCAGGAGGACTGATCTTGTTCTTGAGATGAAGAAAATATTTGAGGAACTCTCAATTCAATATCACTTACTGCCTCAAGAAATTCATCTTAGCTACACTGGCTTAACCCCGTTACCTGTAAATATTGGCCAAAGCATTTAA
- the LOC109505580 gene encoding replication protein A 70 kDa DNA-binding subunit A — protein MAASLTANAIAVVNGGDLNLKPVVQVLDVRLISAAQERYRMVVSDGSATQQALLATQLGVLVKAEKVKKGSVVQLLEYISSTVQGRRIIIVLNMQTLVIECEIIGNPNLPPEAAEITLQASSNNNFGNSKGASLSRAGIVSSSGTNPGNNVQSFHPTVQPSYKPPPNYKNRGAIMKNEAPARIIPIAALNPYQGRWAIKARVTAKGELRRYNNARGDGKVFSFDLLDSDGGEIRATCFNAVVDRFYEIVDVGKVYMISKGTLKPARKSFNHLNNEWEIFLESTSTVELCPDEDNSIPTQQFNFRPISEIENAENNSIVDIIGIVTSINPSVTILRKNGMETLRRILNMKDVSGRSVELTLWGDFCNREGRQLQEMLDSGIFPVLAVKAGKVNDFSGKSVGTISSTQLYIDPNSSEAHSLRKWFDGGGKNAASQSISRDAMPELSPNDIRKKVSQIKHEGLGRGDKPDWVTVKATISFIKTDTFCYTACPLMIGDRRCSKKVSRLASGNWCCDRCDKEFEECDYRYLLQAQVQDHTGLTWVTAFQESGEEILGCSAKELYMLKYEENDDTRFGEIIRRSLFQQYLFKLKIKEEHFGDEQRVKITVIKAEKVNPSTESRYLLDLILKHSA, from the exons ATGGCGGCGAGCCTGACGGCGAATGCGATCGCGGTGGTGAACGGCGGGGATCTGAACCTGAAGCCGGTGGTGCAGGTTTTGGATGTGAGGCTGATATCGGCTGCCCAGGAGCGGTACCGGATGGTGGTGTCGGACGGGTCGGCGACGCAGCAGGCGCTGCTGGCGACGCAGCTCGGTGTACTTGTCAAGGCGGAGAAGGTGAAGAAGGGCTCGGTCGTTCAGTTGCTCGAGTACATCTCTAGCACCGTCCAGGGTCGAAG GATTATTATTGTTCTGAACATGCAAACGTTAGTCATAGAGTGTGAGATAATTGGGAATCCTAATCTGCCTCCAGAAGCTGCAGAAATCACTCTGCAGGCATCATCTAATAACAATTTTGGTAACTCAAAAGGAGCATCACTCAGCAGGGCAGGAATTGTATCCAGTTCAGGAACAAACCCCGGCAACAACGTTCAGAGTTTCCACCCAACCGTCCAACCATCTTACAAGCCTCCACCAAATTACAAGAACCGTGGGGCAATCATGAAAAATGAGGCTCCTGCACGGATAATTCCGATAGCTGCTCTGAATCCTTATCAGGGGCGATGGGCCATCAAAGCAAGAGTGACTGCAAAGGGAGAGCTTCGGAGGTATAACAATGCCAGGGGAGATGGGAAAGTGTTCTCCTTTGACCTCCTTGATTCTGATGGAGGAGAGATACGTGCAACCTGTTTTAATGCTGTAGTTGACCGTTTCTATGAGATTGTGGATGTTGGGAAGGTTTATATGATATCTAAGGGAACTCTGAAGCCTGCTCGGAAGAGCTTCAACCATCTTAACAATGAATGGGAAATATTTTTGGAGTCAACATCAACTGTAGAGCTCTGTCCTGATGAGGACAACTCCATACCAACACAACAGTTTAATTTCAGACCAATTAGTGAAATTGAGAATGCAGAGAATAACTCAATTGTGGATATTATTGGCATAGTGACATCAATTAATCCTTCAGTCACTATATTGAGGAAAAATGGTATGGAAACTCTGAGAAGGATACTAAATATGAAAGATGTGTCTGGTCGAAGTGTTGAGTTAACTCTATGGGGAGACTTTTGCAACAGAGAAGGTAGGCAACTGCAAGAAATGCTCGACTCTGGGATTTTTCCAGTATTGGCTGTTAAGGCAGGAAAAGTAAATGACTTCAGTGGAAAGTCTGTTGGAACAATTTCTTCTACACAACTCTATATAGATCCTAATTCCTCTGAAGCTCATAGCTTGAGAAAGTGGTTTGATGGAGGAGGAAAGAATGCTGCCTCTCAGTCTATCTCCAGGGATGCCATGCCAGAGCTTTCTCCGAATGATATCCGGAAGAAAGTGTCACAGATCAAACATGAGGGTCTTGGAAGGGGTGATAAACCTGACTGGGTGACAGTGAAAGCTACCATTTCGTTCATCAAGACTGATACTTTCTGTTATACAGCTTGTCCTCTGATGATTGGTGATAGACGATGTAGCAAGAAGGTGTCGAGGCTGGCTAGTGGAAACTGGTGTTGTGATAGGTGTGATAAAGAATTTGAAGAGTGTGACTACAGGTATCTTCTTCAGGCCCAGGTGCAAGACCATACAGGACTAACTTGGGTAACAGCCTTCCAAGAGTCAGGGGAGGAGATTTTAGGTTGCTCAGCAAAGGAGCTATACATGCTAAAATATGAAGAGAATGATGATACTAGGTTTGGGGAGATCATACGTCGTAGTCTCTTTCAGCAGTACCTATTTAAGCTCAAAATAAAAGAAGAACACTTTGGAGATGAGCAGCGAGTGAAAATCACAGTCATTAAGGCAGAGAAAGTGAATCCATCCACCGAGAGCAGATACCTACTAGATTTGATCTTAAAGCATTCTGCATGA